One genomic window of Corynebacterium diphtheriae includes the following:
- a CDS encoding HNH endonuclease signature motif containing protein, with the protein MNTTGETTQPFYSHCDMNDPLCRAERLRIQFDYYRWHSLQPDDNDDVDTYTADIATRIGKTQRYVCDHLDAIYYLTQLPQLHTLYQQLWHLDDTRLITITRIISALPTTYYDAIDTHLTRWLTPTQPAQTIPSTRAITRFLRKTITHLGYHLDNTRKPEQYVYIYDAGHGLAGIDALIHAGVAELLETTLRNIKKTHSCDDSTALQLLLEDKTSVVINLYDTGTGITYTPQGTALPQVPEHPVIRVLGDADVAVSTGYRFTEAMRRFIQGRDGVCRFPGCGVPAQWCDIDHVEEYDLGGVTGAVNAQCLCRHHHNVKTSRRVDCEIGAGGVVTWQIGDRRVVTTPEGVLAGQTFRQRREKKIKKAA; encoded by the coding sequence ATGAACACCACAGGAGAAACCACACAACCGTTCTACAGTCACTGCGACATGAACGACCCACTTTGCCGCGCCGAACGACTACGCATCCAATTCGACTACTACCGCTGGCACAGCCTACAACCCGATGACAACGACGACGTTGACACCTACACCGCAGACATCGCCACCCGCATCGGCAAAACCCAACGCTACGTCTGCGACCACCTCGACGCCATCTACTACCTCACCCAACTCCCACAACTCCACACCCTCTACCAACAACTCTGGCACCTCGACGACACCCGACTTATCACCATCACCAGAATCATCTCCGCACTACCTACCACCTACTATGACGCCATCGACACCCACCTGACACGCTGGCTCACACCCACCCAACCAGCACAAACCATCCCCAGTACCAGGGCCATTACCCGATTCCTACGCAAAACCATCACCCACCTCGGCTACCACCTCGACAACACCCGAAAACCAGAACAATACGTCTACATCTACGACGCCGGACACGGACTCGCAGGCATCGACGCCCTCATCCACGCCGGTGTCGCAGAACTACTCGAGACCACCTTGCGCAATATCAAAAAGACTCATAGCTGCGATGACTCCACAGCCCTGCAACTTCTCCTAGAAGATAAAACCAGTGTGGTGATCAACCTCTATGACACCGGCACCGGGATCACCTACACCCCGCAGGGAACAGCTCTGCCTCAGGTGCCTGAGCATCCTGTTATTCGTGTGCTCGGTGACGCTGATGTGGCTGTGTCGACTGGTTATCGGTTTACAGAGGCAATGCGTAGGTTTATTCAAGGACGTGATGGGGTGTGTCGTTTCCCTGGTTGTGGGGTGCCAGCACAGTGGTGCGATATTGACCATGTTGAAGAATATGATCTCGGTGGGGTTACCGGTGCGGTTAACGCTCAGTGTTTATGTCGGCATCATCACAATGTGAAAACGTCTCGTCGGGTCGATTGTGAGATTGGTGCCGGTGGTGTGGTGACGTGGCAGATCGGTGATCGTAGGGTGGTTACCACACCGGAAGGGGTGCTAGCGGGGCAAACGTTTAGGCAACGCAGAGAAAAGAAAATCAAAAAAGCGGCATAG
- a CDS encoding aminoacyl-tRNA hydrolase, with amino-acid sequence MSNLRIAYDRLRSMSRTEENPTVQAMQIALHIPKNDPPARSEILQAAAQAVVACCLSEESVTDEWYGNRLQQWYDHRIRKVARRGRNAAWERVTTLPGVSSVSGSAEARAFVPGPVDSVDPLLKKLQISHTDVPFDSPADPTEGPVLYVDRGLGMSVGKTAAQVGHGSMLLAAAQPFEWVERWADQGYRLSVREVDSDVFRKAAEQPGAVHVIDAGFTEVAPSSLTVVALPMPLF; translated from the coding sequence ATGAGTAATTTACGTATTGCTTATGACCGTTTGCGGTCGATGTCGCGGACGGAAGAAAACCCTACTGTTCAGGCCATGCAGATTGCTCTTCATATTCCGAAGAATGATCCTCCTGCCCGTTCCGAGATTTTGCAGGCTGCAGCTCAAGCGGTTGTTGCTTGCTGTTTGAGTGAGGAATCAGTGACAGATGAGTGGTATGGCAACCGATTGCAGCAGTGGTATGACCATCGGATTCGGAAGGTGGCGCGCCGTGGTAGGAACGCTGCGTGGGAACGCGTGACGACGCTCCCAGGGGTTTCTTCGGTTTCTGGTTCCGCGGAGGCTCGTGCTTTTGTGCCGGGGCCTGTGGATTCGGTGGATCCGTTGTTGAAGAAACTGCAGATTTCTCATACCGATGTTCCTTTTGATTCGCCTGCCGATCCCACTGAGGGGCCGGTGTTGTATGTGGATCGTGGTTTGGGCATGTCTGTAGGCAAAACGGCAGCCCAAGTTGGGCATGGGTCGATGCTTCTTGCCGCAGCGCAACCTTTTGAGTGGGTTGAGCGTTGGGCAGACCAAGGCTACCGCCTGAGCGTGCGGGAAGTTGATTCTGATGTGTTCCGTAAAGCAGCAGAGCAGCCGGGTGCTGTTCATGTGATTGATGCGGGTTTTACAGAAGTTGCTCCTAGCTCATTGACGGTTGTGGCGTTACCTATGCCGCTTTTTTGA
- the serB gene encoding phosphoserine phosphatase SerB — protein MSHKSCNNSEVTLPITSVPLRQDLTPVVITVTGADRHGVTAATFRVLSANNVQILDVEQSKFRGFLSIAVYAGIKASMIDSVEQGLRDTLSVHGQSVSLSVESRTEVSRPRSTHVVVILGNPVGAEDIWKIGQTMADFGANIDGIRGISDYPVTGLELRVTVADPAPGAAEPLRKALAALTTELGVDIVIERAGLQRRSKRLVCFDCDSTLITGEVIEMLAAHAGREEEVAAVTERAMRGELDFEESLRERVKALAGLDASVIDEVARDIVLTPGARTTIRTLKRLGYKTAVVSGGFIQVLEDLAQDLDLDYVRANTLEIEDGKLTGRVIGKVVDRAAKAEFLREFAEDSGLRMYQTVAVGDGANDIDMISAAGMGIAFNAKPALREVADTSVNTPFLDEVLYMLGITREEIDADGESRRVPLEAHE, from the coding sequence ATGAGTCACAAATCATGCAACAATAGCGAGGTGACTCTTCCAATAACTTCAGTGCCGTTGCGCCAAGACCTCACCCCAGTTGTTATTACGGTGACTGGCGCTGACCGCCATGGTGTTACTGCTGCAACTTTCCGTGTTCTTTCTGCGAACAATGTGCAGATTTTGGACGTGGAACAATCAAAGTTCCGTGGATTTTTGAGCATTGCCGTTTATGCCGGAATCAAAGCCTCGATGATCGATTCTGTTGAACAGGGGCTTCGCGACACGTTGAGTGTGCACGGTCAGTCTGTTTCGCTTTCGGTGGAGTCTCGCACTGAGGTTTCACGCCCTCGTTCGACCCACGTTGTGGTGATCTTGGGTAATCCTGTTGGTGCTGAGGACATTTGGAAGATCGGTCAGACTATGGCTGATTTTGGTGCCAACATTGATGGTATTCGAGGGATTTCGGATTACCCTGTTACCGGTCTTGAGCTGCGCGTGACTGTGGCGGATCCTGCCCCCGGTGCGGCAGAGCCGTTGCGGAAGGCGCTGGCTGCCTTGACAACCGAGTTGGGCGTTGACATCGTGATCGAACGCGCTGGTTTGCAGCGCCGCTCGAAGAGGTTGGTGTGTTTTGATTGCGATTCCACATTGATCACTGGTGAGGTCATTGAGATGTTGGCCGCGCATGCTGGTAGGGAAGAAGAAGTTGCGGCGGTCACCGAGCGTGCGATGCGCGGCGAGCTTGATTTCGAGGAATCTCTGCGTGAGCGTGTGAAGGCGTTGGCTGGGTTGGACGCTTCTGTTATCGACGAGGTTGCTCGCGATATTGTGCTTACCCCTGGCGCGCGTACCACGATTCGCACCCTGAAGCGCTTGGGCTATAAGACGGCTGTGGTTTCGGGTGGATTTATCCAAGTTTTGGAAGATCTTGCCCAGGATTTGGATCTTGATTATGTTCGGGCAAATACCTTGGAAATCGAGGACGGCAAGTTGACGGGCCGCGTGATCGGTAAGGTAGTGGACCGTGCGGCTAAGGCAGAGTTCCTGCGTGAGTTTGCCGAGGATTCTGGGCTTCGGATGTATCAGACTGTTGCTGTTGGTGATGGTGCGAATGATATTGACATGATTTCGGCTGCAGGCATGGGCATTGCGTTTAATGCGAAACCAGCGTTGCGAGAAGTCGCCGACACCTCGGTTAATACTCCTTTCCTTGATGAGGTCCTTTATATGTTGGGCATCACGCGCGAAGAAATCGATGCTGATGGGGAGTCTCGTCGCGTTCCTTTGGAAGCGCATGAGTAA
- the ctaD gene encoding cytochrome c oxidase subunit I, with amino-acid sequence MTAVAPRLENYAEPTRPAPTGGARKGTLAWKMLTTTDHKLLGMMYIVMSFVWFFVGGLMALLIRAELFSPGLQFLSNEQFNQLFTLHGTIMLLAFGTPVVWGFSNYILPLQIGAPDVAFPRLNAFGFWITQIGVVAMLAGFLTPGGAADFGWTMYLPLADSIHSPGVGGDFWIIGVGATGVGTIASAVNMITTILCMRAPGMTMFRMPIFCWNIFVASVIVLLIFPLLTAAALGVMYDRKLGGHIYDPGNGGAILWQHLFWFFGHPEVYVLALPFFGIVSEVIPVFARKPMFGYIGLVFATLSIGMLSMAVWAHHMFVTGAILLPFFSFMTFLISVPTGVKFFNWLGTMWRGHISWETPMTWTMGFLVTFLFGGLTGIMLASPPLDFHISDTYFVVAHFHYTLFGTVVFASYAGVYFWFPKMTGRMLDERLGKIHFWITFVGFHGTFLVQHWVGNEGMPRRYADYLESDGFTTLNQISTVFSFLLGVSVIPFIWNVFKSYRYGEIVTVDDPWGYGNSLEWATSCPPPRHNFTSLPRIRSERPAFELHYPHMVERMRREAHIGHH; translated from the coding sequence ATGACCGCTGTGGCGCCGAGGCTCGAAAATTATGCCGAGCCAACAAGGCCCGCACCAACCGGTGGTGCCCGCAAGGGAACGCTGGCGTGGAAGATGCTGACCACAACTGACCACAAACTACTGGGCATGATGTACATCGTCATGTCCTTCGTGTGGTTCTTCGTTGGTGGTTTGATGGCTCTGCTTATTCGTGCCGAGCTCTTCAGCCCAGGACTTCAGTTCCTGTCTAACGAGCAGTTCAACCAGCTGTTCACCCTTCATGGAACCATCATGCTGCTGGCCTTTGGTACGCCAGTGGTGTGGGGCTTTTCTAACTATATTTTGCCATTGCAGATCGGCGCACCTGACGTGGCATTCCCACGTTTGAACGCTTTTGGTTTCTGGATTACCCAGATCGGCGTCGTCGCAATGCTGGCAGGCTTCCTCACCCCAGGTGGTGCAGCAGACTTCGGCTGGACGATGTACCTGCCTTTGGCTGACTCCATCCACTCCCCAGGTGTGGGCGGCGACTTCTGGATCATCGGCGTGGGTGCAACTGGTGTCGGTACCATTGCTTCCGCCGTGAACATGATCACCACCATCCTGTGCATGCGTGCACCAGGTATGACCATGTTCCGTATGCCAATTTTCTGCTGGAACATCTTCGTTGCTTCCGTCATCGTTCTTCTGATCTTCCCACTGCTCACCGCAGCAGCTTTGGGTGTTATGTACGACCGCAAGCTCGGTGGACACATCTACGATCCAGGTAACGGCGGTGCCATCCTGTGGCAGCACCTCTTCTGGTTCTTCGGCCACCCAGAGGTGTACGTCCTAGCACTGCCATTCTTCGGCATCGTTTCCGAGGTCATCCCAGTGTTCGCACGTAAGCCAATGTTCGGCTACATCGGTCTGGTTTTTGCAACCTTGTCCATCGGTATGCTTTCGATGGCTGTGTGGGCACACCACATGTTCGTTACCGGCGCAATCCTGTTGCCATTCTTCTCCTTCATGACGTTCCTCATCTCGGTTCCAACCGGTGTGAAGTTCTTCAACTGGTTGGGCACCATGTGGCGCGGTCACATCTCTTGGGAAACCCCGATGACTTGGACCATGGGCTTCTTGGTGACGTTCCTCTTCGGTGGTCTGACCGGTATTATGCTGGCATCCCCACCACTGGACTTCCACATCTCTGACACCTACTTCGTGGTTGCACACTTCCACTACACCCTCTTCGGTACCGTGGTATTTGCTTCCTACGCTGGTGTGTACTTCTGGTTCCCCAAGATGACCGGCCGTATGTTGGATGAGCGTCTGGGCAAGATCCACTTCTGGATCACCTTCGTTGGCTTCCACGGCACCTTCTTGGTTCAGCACTGGGTTGGTAACGAGGGCATGCCACGTCGTTACGCCGACTACCTCGAGTCTGACGGATTCACCACCTTGAACCAGATTTCTACCGTGTTCTCCTTCTTGCTTGGTGTCTCGGTTATCCCATTCATCTGGAACGTGTTCAAGTCCTACCGCTACGGTGAGATCGTTACTGTCGACGACCCATGGGGTTATGGCAACTCCTTGGAGTGGGCTACCTCTTGCCCTCCTCCACGCCACAACTTCACGTCGCTGCCACGTATCCGCTCCGAGCGTCCTGCCTTCGAGCTGCACTACCCACACATGGTGGAGCGCATGCGCCGCGAGGCTCATATTGGACACCACTGA
- the nrdF gene encoding class 1b ribonucleoside-diphosphate reductase subunit beta — protein sequence MTTYNAYFESHPKPVAAINWNSIPDEKDLEVWDRLTGNFWLPEKIPVSNDIKSWNTLNDLEKQTTMRVFTGLTLLDTIQGTVGAVSMLPDAVSLHEEAVYTNIAFMESVHAKSYSNIFMTLASTPEINDAFRWSEENENLQKKAKIILSYYEGNDPLKRKVASTLLESFLFYSGFYLPMYWSSHAKLTNTADIIRLIIRDEAVHGYYIGYKFQQALRKETPERQAELKEYTFDLLYDLYDNEIQYTEDLYDDLGWTEDVKRFLRYNANKALNNLGYEALFPADECRVSPAILSALSPNADENHDFFSGSGSSYVIGKAENTTDDDWDF from the coding sequence GTGACTACGTACAACGCATACTTTGAATCTCATCCAAAGCCGGTAGCGGCTATTAACTGGAACTCCATTCCAGATGAGAAGGATCTTGAAGTTTGGGATCGTCTGACCGGTAACTTCTGGCTTCCAGAAAAAATCCCAGTATCTAACGACATTAAGAGCTGGAACACCCTTAATGATCTGGAAAAGCAGACCACCATGCGCGTGTTCACTGGCCTGACATTGCTGGATACTATTCAGGGAACCGTTGGCGCTGTGTCGATGCTTCCGGATGCCGTGTCTCTTCATGAGGAGGCCGTGTATACAAACATTGCCTTCATGGAAAGTGTTCACGCAAAGAGCTATTCCAATATCTTTATGACTCTTGCGTCCACGCCAGAAATTAACGACGCCTTCCGTTGGTCTGAGGAAAACGAAAACCTGCAGAAGAAAGCGAAGATCATCCTCTCTTACTATGAGGGCAATGATCCGCTGAAGCGCAAGGTTGCATCCACCTTGTTGGAGTCTTTCCTGTTCTACTCCGGCTTCTATCTTCCAATGTATTGGTCCAGCCACGCCAAGCTTACCAATACCGCGGACATTATTCGCTTGATTATTCGCGATGAAGCGGTCCATGGCTATTACATTGGCTATAAGTTCCAGCAGGCGCTGCGTAAGGAAACTCCAGAGCGCCAGGCGGAGCTGAAGGAGTACACCTTCGACTTGCTCTACGATCTCTATGACAATGAAATCCAGTACACCGAGGACTTGTATGACGATCTTGGCTGGACCGAAGACGTCAAGCGCTTCCTGCGATATAACGCAAACAAGGCGTTGAACAACTTGGGTTACGAGGCACTGTTCCCGGCGGACGAGTGCCGTGTTTCGCCGGCAATTCTTTCTGCGCTGTCGCCGAACGCTGATGAGAATCACGACTTCTTCTCAGGGTCCGGTTCTTCCTATGTGATCGGCAAGGCTGAGAACACCACGGACGACGACTGGGATTTCTAA
- a CDS encoding ferritin yields MSINDKLAAALNDQITAELEASMVYLQLSYILDDLSLTGMSSWMKKQHKEELDHAAAFSKHLLNRDYRPQIGDIAPPKLDAATAIEAFEASLAHEQKITGMIRELADLSMSVKDHDSRPLIDSFLQEQIEEEATVKEILDRLRMADTGTGLLRMDAELGER; encoded by the coding sequence ATGAGCATCAACGATAAGCTGGCAGCAGCACTAAACGACCAAATCACCGCCGAGTTGGAAGCCTCCATGGTTTACCTCCAGCTCTCCTACATCTTGGATGATCTTTCCCTTACCGGAATGAGCAGCTGGATGAAGAAGCAGCACAAGGAAGAGCTCGATCACGCAGCAGCATTTTCCAAGCATCTTCTGAACCGCGACTACCGCCCACAGATCGGCGACATCGCACCTCCAAAGCTCGATGCTGCTACCGCTATCGAAGCTTTCGAGGCATCCCTCGCTCACGAGCAGAAGATTACTGGCATGATCCGCGAACTCGCAGATCTTTCCATGTCCGTGAAGGACCACGATTCTCGCCCACTGATCGATAGCTTCCTGCAAGAGCAGATCGAAGAGGAAGCAACCGTGAAGGAAATCCTCGATCGTCTGCGCATGGCAGATACCGGCACCGGACTGCTTCGCATGGATGCCGAACTGGGAGAGCGTTAA
- the nrdE gene encoding class 1b ribonucleoside-diphosphate reductase subunit alpha, which yields MGRHVAEPVSRAEQLDYHALNALLNLYDANGRIQFDKDREAANQFFLQHVNQNTVFFHDLEEKIEYLVENNYYEPEVLDKYSFADIKDLFKQAYAHKFRFKSFLGAYKYYTSYTLKTFDGRRYLERFEDRVCMVALTLADGSIELARNLVDEIMTGRFQPATPTFLNSGKAQRGEPVSCFLLRIEDNMESIGRSINSALQLSKRGGGVALLLSNLRESGAPIKKIENQSSGVIPVMKLLEDSFSYANQLGARQGAGAVYLNAHHPDILNFLDTKRENADEKIRIKTLSLGIVIPDITFELAKRNEDMYLFSPYDVERVYGKPFADISVTELYADMVEDPRIRKTKINARSFFQTIAEIQFESGYPYIMFEDTVNRANPIEGRINMSNLCSEILQVNSPSVLNADLTYEHVGEDISCNLGSMNIAMAMDSTDFAKTVETAIRGLTAVSEQTSIDSVPSIKKGNDAAHAIGLGQMNLHGYLGREHIFYGSEEGLDFTNAYFAAVLYQCLRASHKIAAERGQRFEGFETSDYADGSYFDRFDPADFAPKTAKVQELFENSTIVVPTAQDWEELKQLVMKDGLFNRYLQAVPPTGSISYINNSTSSIHPIASRIEIRKEGKIGRVYYPAPHMDNDNLEYYQDAYEIGFEKVIDTYAVATKYVDQGLSLTLFFKDNVTTRDINRAQIYAWRKGIKSLYYIRLRQVALEGTEVEGCVSCML from the coding sequence ATGGGAAGGCACGTTGCTGAGCCAGTTTCCCGCGCTGAGCAACTCGACTACCACGCACTGAATGCACTGTTGAACCTTTATGACGCAAACGGGCGAATCCAATTTGATAAAGACCGCGAAGCGGCCAACCAGTTCTTCCTGCAGCACGTCAATCAAAACACAGTGTTCTTCCACGACCTGGAAGAAAAGATCGAATACCTCGTAGAAAACAACTACTACGAGCCAGAAGTGCTGGACAAGTACTCTTTTGCAGACATCAAAGACCTGTTCAAGCAGGCCTACGCGCACAAGTTCCGCTTTAAGTCATTCTTGGGTGCCTACAAGTACTACACCTCGTACACGCTCAAAACCTTCGACGGTCGACGCTACCTCGAGCGCTTCGAAGATCGCGTGTGCATGGTGGCACTAACGCTTGCCGACGGTTCCATCGAGCTGGCTCGTAACCTCGTTGACGAGATCATGACCGGACGTTTCCAGCCGGCAACCCCGACCTTCCTTAACTCCGGTAAGGCACAGCGCGGCGAACCAGTATCGTGCTTCCTGTTGCGTATCGAAGACAACATGGAGTCGATCGGACGTTCCATTAACTCCGCATTGCAGCTGTCCAAGCGTGGTGGTGGCGTGGCGTTGCTGCTGAGCAACCTGCGTGAATCCGGTGCACCGATCAAGAAGATTGAGAACCAGTCTTCCGGTGTTATCCCTGTGATGAAGCTGCTCGAGGATTCCTTCTCCTACGCTAACCAGCTGGGCGCACGTCAAGGTGCAGGTGCGGTGTACCTGAATGCTCACCACCCAGACATCTTGAACTTCCTGGACACCAAGCGCGAAAATGCCGATGAGAAGATCCGCATTAAGACATTGTCGCTGGGCATTGTGATCCCAGACATCACCTTTGAGCTGGCTAAGCGAAACGAAGACATGTATCTGTTTAGCCCCTACGACGTCGAGCGCGTCTACGGTAAGCCATTTGCGGATATCTCTGTCACCGAACTCTATGCCGACATGGTCGAAGATCCGCGTATCCGCAAGACCAAGATCAACGCCCGTTCGTTCTTCCAAACGATCGCCGAGATCCAGTTCGAGTCCGGTTACCCGTACATCATGTTCGAAGATACCGTTAACCGCGCCAACCCCATCGAAGGCCGGATTAACATGTCTAACCTGTGCTCGGAGATCCTGCAGGTCAACTCGCCATCAGTTCTTAATGCCGATCTGACCTACGAGCATGTCGGCGAAGATATCTCGTGCAACCTTGGCTCCATGAATATCGCTATGGCCATGGATTCCACTGACTTTGCTAAGACCGTGGAAACCGCGATTCGTGGTTTGACCGCGGTGTCCGAGCAGACCTCTATCGATTCCGTGCCATCCATTAAGAAGGGCAACGATGCAGCTCATGCCATCGGCCTTGGCCAGATGAACCTGCACGGCTACTTGGGTCGTGAGCATATCTTCTACGGATCAGAAGAAGGCTTGGACTTTACCAACGCCTACTTTGCCGCCGTGTTGTATCAATGCCTGCGCGCTTCTCACAAGATTGCTGCGGAACGCGGCCAGCGTTTTGAAGGCTTTGAAACTTCCGACTATGCCGATGGCAGCTACTTTGATCGTTTCGATCCAGCTGACTTTGCGCCGAAGACCGCAAAGGTTCAAGAGCTATTTGAAAACTCCACCATTGTTGTGCCAACAGCGCAAGACTGGGAAGAGCTCAAGCAGTTGGTCATGAAGGACGGCTTGTTTAACCGCTACCTTCAGGCTGTGCCTCCGACGGGTTCGATCTCGTACATCAACAACTCCACCTCGTCGATTCACCCGATCGCCTCTCGTATTGAGATCCGTAAGGAAGGCAAGATCGGTCGTGTGTACTACCCAGCGCCGCACATGGATAACGACAACTTGGAGTACTACCAAGATGCCTATGAGATTGGCTTTGAAAAGGTCATTGATACCTATGCGGTAGCCACCAAGTATGTTGACCAGGGACTGTCGTTGACGCTGTTCTTCAAGGACAACGTGACAACCCGTGACATCAACCGCGCGCAGATCTACGCATGGCGTAAAGGAATTAAGTCCCTGTACTATATTCGCCTCCGCCAAGTTGCCCTTGAGGGTACCGAGGTCGAGGGTTGCGTATCCTGCATGCTATAA
- the nrdI gene encoding class Ib ribonucleoside-diphosphate reductase assembly flavoprotein NrdI: MLVVYFSSATENTKRFVEKLGFPSQRIPLTKSDAPLRIDEPYVLVCPTYGGGASISGNNTKPVPVQVIKFLNNEHNRSFIRAVISGGNSNFGLDFGKAGDVISQKCSVPYVYRFELMGNDEDVRLVRDGLRENAAALGLEK, from the coding sequence ATGCTGGTTGTCTATTTCTCTTCGGCCACCGAAAACACCAAACGGTTTGTAGAGAAACTGGGATTTCCGTCCCAGCGCATCCCACTGACCAAGTCCGACGCCCCGTTGCGTATCGACGAGCCCTACGTACTTGTGTGCCCAACGTACGGCGGGGGAGCGTCGATAAGCGGAAACAACACAAAGCCGGTACCCGTTCAGGTGATTAAATTCCTGAACAACGAACACAATCGCAGTTTTATCCGCGCGGTCATTTCAGGAGGAAACTCCAACTTCGGCCTCGACTTTGGCAAAGCTGGGGATGTGATTTCGCAGAAATGTTCGGTACCCTATGTGTATCGATTTGAACTCATGGGCAACGACGAAGATGTCAGGCTAGTGCGCGACGGTCTGCGAGAAAACGCGGCAGCACTAGGCCTTGAAAAATAA
- the nrdH gene encoding glutaredoxin-like protein NrdH gives MSITVYTKPACVQCNATKKALDRAGLDYTLVDISVDDQARDYVMGLGYLQAPVVEANGEHWSGFRPERISSLAAQVA, from the coding sequence ATGTCTATCACCGTGTATACCAAGCCAGCTTGCGTCCAGTGCAACGCAACCAAAAAGGCTCTCGACCGAGCAGGATTGGATTACACCCTCGTAGATATCAGCGTCGACGATCAGGCTCGCGACTACGTCATGGGGCTCGGATACCTGCAGGCACCTGTCGTTGAAGCAAACGGCGAACACTGGTCGGGCTTCCGTCCTGAGCGCATCAGCTCCTTGGCAGCACAGGTAGCGTAG
- a CDS encoding phytoene/squalene synthase family protein, with the protein MDHRQTFLSRYDTAACKAAHEIISCYSTSFGLATKLLRGRIRTDISNLYAMVRIADEIVDGTAQMAGLEPNAVSQLLDDYEAAVLAAPTQRFHADPILHAWALSARRCKFKTEHVQAFFTSMRNDLHKQNYEAAEFNEYVYGSAEVIGLMCLDAFLVEQHPRPHERTMMEHGARSLGSAFQKINFLRDLEEDTHVLGRNYFPQLTGELTDATKALLVADIRTDLAAAYHYIPLLPFDARVGVQAAADLFTALTDRIQEASAVEVTHTRIRIPKAQKIAIITRAPWRALHG; encoded by the coding sequence GTGGACCACCGGCAAACATTCCTCTCTCGCTACGACACCGCGGCATGCAAAGCAGCACACGAAATCATCAGCTGCTACTCCACCAGCTTCGGCCTAGCCACAAAACTCCTGCGTGGTCGCATCCGCACAGACATCAGCAACCTCTACGCCATGGTGCGCATCGCCGACGAAATCGTCGACGGCACAGCACAGATGGCAGGCCTTGAACCCAACGCCGTCTCCCAGCTCCTCGACGATTACGAAGCAGCCGTACTTGCCGCCCCCACGCAGCGATTCCACGCCGACCCCATCCTCCACGCTTGGGCGCTAAGCGCTCGGCGCTGCAAATTTAAAACTGAACACGTGCAGGCATTTTTCACCTCCATGCGCAACGACCTGCACAAACAAAACTACGAGGCCGCCGAATTTAACGAATACGTCTACGGTTCCGCCGAGGTCATAGGCCTTATGTGCTTGGACGCCTTCCTCGTGGAACAACACCCCCGCCCGCATGAGCGCACCATGATGGAACACGGCGCGCGCAGTCTCGGCTCCGCCTTTCAAAAAATCAACTTCCTGCGCGACCTTGAAGAAGACACCCACGTCCTCGGACGCAACTACTTCCCACAACTAACCGGCGAGCTTACCGACGCCACCAAGGCCCTCCTCGTCGCCGACATCCGCACCGATCTCGCCGCCGCGTACCACTACATCCCACTCCTGCCTTTCGACGCCCGCGTCGGCGTCCAAGCAGCCGCAGACCTCTTCACAGCGCTGACCGACCGCATCCAGGAGGCCTCCGCAGTCGAAGTCACACACACTCGGATCCGTATTCCCAAAGCCCAAAAAATTGCCATCATCACCCGAGCCCCTTGGAGAGCATTACATGGCTAA